The following coding sequences lie in one Tichowtungia aerotolerans genomic window:
- a CDS encoding outer membrane lipoprotein-sorting protein — protein sequence MKKWITAILTLVSINAFALTVDEIVDKANQASYYAGSDGQADVKMVITDAGGGTREREFRILRLNTGNGTQKFYVYFKEPADVRRQVFMVWKEVEQGKDDSRWLFLPALNLVKPIAPGDKRTSFVGSDFVYEDVSGRALWEDTHELIDETDTQYIVKNVPKDPGSVDFSKYTVQIDKETFLPVKAEYLDQNGKLYRRVEATKIETIQGFPTVTESRVDDLARGTYTVNSFSSVQYNIGLKDMIFTERFLRRPPREATK from the coding sequence ATGAAAAAGTGGATCACAGCAATACTGACTCTGGTATCAATCAACGCATTCGCTCTGACCGTCGACGAGATCGTCGACAAAGCAAACCAAGCTTCATATTATGCAGGATCTGACGGTCAAGCTGATGTCAAAATGGTGATCACCGATGCCGGCGGCGGCACACGCGAACGCGAGTTCCGCATCCTGCGCCTCAACACCGGCAACGGAACCCAGAAGTTTTATGTCTACTTCAAGGAACCGGCCGATGTGCGCCGCCAGGTATTCATGGTCTGGAAAGAAGTTGAACAGGGCAAAGACGACAGCCGCTGGCTATTCCTGCCCGCGCTCAATCTGGTGAAGCCGATCGCGCCCGGCGACAAACGCACCAGCTTTGTCGGCTCCGACTTTGTCTACGAGGATGTTTCAGGCCGCGCGCTGTGGGAAGACACACATGAGCTGATCGACGAAACCGACACGCAGTACATCGTCAAAAACGTTCCGAAGGATCCCGGCTCCGTCGACTTCAGCAAATATACCGTGCAGATCGACAAAGAAACCTTCCTGCCGGTTAAAGCCGAATACCTCGACCAAAACGGCAAGCTCTATCGCCGCGTTGAAGCAACGAAAATCGAAACTATTCAGGGCTTCCCGACCGTCACCGAGTCGCGCGTCGACGACCTCGCCCGCGGCACCTACACCGTCAACAGCTTCAGCAGCGTTCAATACAACATCGGCCTCAAAGACATGATCTTCACCGAACGCTTCCTGAGAAGACCTCCCAGAGAAGCAACGAAGTAG
- a CDS encoding efflux RND transporter permease subunit: MKLKLTHFSLRFPWIVVLLVLAAVIFGTEQFPKVQFDNDPENMLSPDEPVRVFHNRTKEKYALYDFVIAGIVNTNNPDGVFNVETLGRIHTLTKQLLSLRQNADGLPEITVPETFVPDLQPASAGKRILEKVFRHDVNHLFDEDGNSAIIKPELISPPVVDNIKQADQGSLKIEYLMEEPPTTREEALVIRDDAMNNPLYKGTLVSEDGKAVALYIPIVAKTYSYNVANLVEKLTADWPVEDQVYITGQPVAQDTFGIEMLVQMASSAPLAGLVIFLLLLLFFRRLSLIIAPMLVAIVSVICTMGLLIGLGFDVHIMSSMIAIFLMPIAVADSVHILSEFFDAYHRFRDKKETVKHVIGHLFMPMLYTSLTTIAGFASLIFTPIPPVKVFGAHVAFGVALAWVLTMTFVPAYIMLFVPKKMLDALPDKEEHHTRRGLDGLLEKTGTFSYNHWKLILVLSSLVVIISAIGIQRIQVNDNPVKWFTKTHRIRVADAVLNHHFGGTYTAYLTFTPKTSDACTCTEALVKMRAAAQERFTEKLPEQTRQFTALLDLQHAKYSNVSSCNPDECFVTLINEAQKIDDAVSGPWMKLADDINYMEPAALENTTVFFQILEVGSTDRPAISQALETLKGGGSASLEGLSGEDLREAALEVTDEYTALSFVDFLYEQKAEITAPPMKQPDMLRWIAKLQDHLEAFPKIGKTSSAVDALKKASYELQYIDPSSVPADLKDAIDQKNDANYSVPDTAAACGQVFIQLEGMKKKDSLFHLVTRDYQDANIWVQLTSGDNTDMSAVTEEAADWIAANPPPVPMSVEWAGLTYLNVVWQDRMVTGMLSALGSSFIVVLIMMMVLFRSPLFGLLAMIPLSVTITFIYGLLGWVGKDYDMPVAVLSSLTLGLSVDFAIHFLERARELQKKFGSWQEAIKEMFKEPAMAISRNAITISLGFTPLLFAPLTPYRTVGFFLATIMAVSWLATLFILAALATGLKKYLFRKTTNEHE, encoded by the coding sequence ATGAAACTAAAACTGACACACTTCAGCCTCCGTTTCCCTTGGATCGTCGTTCTGCTGGTACTGGCCGCAGTCATCTTCGGCACCGAGCAGTTCCCGAAGGTCCAGTTCGACAACGACCCCGAAAACATGCTCTCCCCTGACGAACCGGTCCGGGTCTTTCATAACCGCACCAAAGAAAAGTACGCACTCTACGATTTCGTTATCGCCGGAATCGTCAACACCAACAACCCGGACGGCGTCTTCAACGTCGAAACGCTCGGTCGCATCCACACACTCACCAAACAGCTGCTCAGCCTGCGGCAGAACGCCGACGGTCTGCCCGAGATCACCGTACCGGAAACCTTCGTTCCCGATCTTCAGCCCGCAAGCGCAGGCAAACGGATTCTCGAAAAGGTATTCCGCCACGACGTGAACCACCTGTTCGACGAAGACGGCAACAGCGCCATCATCAAACCGGAACTGATCAGCCCGCCGGTGGTCGATAACATCAAACAGGCGGATCAGGGTTCGCTCAAAATCGAGTACCTGATGGAAGAGCCGCCGACAACGCGCGAAGAGGCACTGGTCATCCGCGACGACGCCATGAACAACCCGCTCTACAAAGGAACGCTCGTTTCCGAGGACGGGAAAGCGGTCGCGCTTTACATTCCCATCGTTGCAAAAACCTACAGTTACAACGTCGCCAACCTCGTCGAAAAACTGACCGCCGACTGGCCTGTCGAAGACCAGGTCTACATTACCGGCCAGCCGGTCGCACAGGACACCTTCGGCATCGAAATGCTCGTCCAGATGGCCAGCTCTGCGCCGTTGGCCGGACTCGTCATCTTCCTGCTCCTGCTGCTCTTCTTCCGTCGGCTCTCTCTCATCATTGCGCCGATGCTCGTCGCCATCGTCAGCGTCATCTGCACCATGGGTCTCTTAATCGGCCTCGGCTTCGACGTACACATCATGAGCTCCATGATCGCCATCTTCCTCATGCCGATCGCTGTCGCCGACTCGGTCCACATCCTCAGCGAATTCTTTGACGCCTATCACCGCTTCCGCGACAAAAAAGAAACGGTCAAGCACGTCATCGGCCACCTCTTCATGCCGATGCTCTACACCTCGCTCACCACCATCGCCGGATTCGCCTCGCTCATCTTCACCCCGATCCCGCCGGTCAAAGTATTCGGTGCGCACGTCGCCTTCGGGGTCGCGCTGGCGTGGGTGCTCACCATGACCTTCGTGCCCGCCTACATCATGCTCTTCGTCCCGAAAAAAATGCTCGATGCGCTTCCCGATAAAGAAGAGCACCACACCCGCCGCGGGCTCGACGGCCTGCTCGAAAAAACCGGAACCTTCTCTTACAACCATTGGAAACTGATTCTGGTGCTGAGCAGTCTGGTCGTCATCATCTCCGCCATCGGAATCCAGCGTATCCAGGTCAACGACAACCCGGTTAAGTGGTTCACGAAAACCCATCGAATCCGTGTTGCCGACGCGGTGCTCAACCACCACTTCGGCGGCACCTACACCGCCTACCTCACCTTCACCCCGAAAACCTCGGACGCCTGCACCTGCACAGAAGCCCTCGTCAAGATGAGAGCCGCGGCCCAGGAGCGCTTTACCGAAAAACTGCCGGAGCAGACCAGGCAGTTCACCGCCCTGCTCGACCTGCAGCACGCAAAATACAGCAACGTCTCCAGCTGCAACCCGGACGAATGCTTCGTCACCCTCATCAACGAGGCGCAGAAAATCGACGACGCCGTCAGCGGCCCGTGGATGAAACTCGCCGACGACATTAACTACATGGAACCCGCCGCGCTCGAAAACACCACGGTCTTTTTCCAAATCTTGGAAGTCGGTAGCACCGACAGGCCTGCTATTTCACAAGCATTGGAAACCCTTAAGGGTGGAGGCTCAGCCTCCTTGGAAGGTTTGAGCGGTGAAGATTTGAGAGAAGCGGCTTTGGAAGTTACCGATGAATACACCGCGCTTTCTTTCGTCGATTTCCTCTATGAACAGAAAGCCGAAATCACCGCGCCACCGATGAAACAGCCGGACATGCTGCGCTGGATCGCAAAACTGCAGGATCACCTCGAAGCGTTTCCAAAGATTGGAAAAACCAGCAGCGCGGTCGACGCGCTCAAGAAAGCATCGTATGAACTGCAGTACATTGATCCGTCCAGCGTGCCGGCAGACCTCAAAGATGCCATCGATCAGAAAAACGATGCCAACTACAGCGTACCGGACACCGCCGCCGCCTGCGGACAGGTTTTCATCCAGCTCGAAGGCATGAAGAAAAAAGACAGCCTGTTCCACCTCGTCACGCGCGACTATCAGGACGCCAATATCTGGGTGCAGCTCACCAGTGGCGACAACACCGATATGTCCGCCGTCACAGAAGAAGCCGCCGACTGGATCGCCGCCAACCCGCCGCCGGTTCCGATGAGTGTTGAGTGGGCCGGACTGACCTACCTCAACGTCGTCTGGCAGGATCGCATGGTCACCGGCATGCTCTCCGCGCTCGGCAGCAGCTTCATCGTTGTGCTGATCATGATGATGGTTCTGTTCCGCTCGCCGCTCTTCGGCCTGCTGGCGATGATCCCGCTCAGCGTCACCATCACCTTCATCTACGGCCTGCTCGGCTGGGTCGGCAAAGACTACGACATGCCGGTCGCCGTCCTCTCCTCGCTCACGCTGGGACTGAGCGTCGACTTTGCCATCCACTTCCTCGAGCGCGCTCGCGAGCTGCAGAAAAAATTCGGCAGCTGGCAGGAAGCCATCAAGGAAATGTTCAAGGAACCGGCCATGGCCATTAGCCGCAACGCCATCACCATCTCGCTCGGCTTCACGCCGCTGCTCTTCGCGCCGCTCACGCCCTACCGCACCGTCGGCTTCTTCCTCGCCACCATTATGGCCGTCTCGTGGCTGGCGACGTTATTTATATTGGCAGCCTTAGCAACCGGATTGAAAAAATACTTATTTAGGAAAACCACGAATGAACACGAATGA
- a CDS encoding GxxExxY protein, with the protein MNTDQIIALCDQVQETAYAVHEYHGNGYLEKVYENALSHRLRKTGLDVKQQHRLLIYDEDGTEIGEYYADLFIEDELIVELKACKTITAEHQAQLIHYLKGAGKEHGLLINFGSYKFEIKKFAKSKKTVSQAAGLIPVLFFAISAFFRG; encoded by the coding sequence ATGAACACAGACCAAATCATTGCCCTTTGTGATCAGGTTCAAGAAACCGCCTACGCAGTTCATGAATATCACGGAAATGGATACCTGGAAAAGGTTTATGAGAACGCTCTGTCTCACCGTCTCCGTAAAACCGGATTGGATGTAAAACAGCAGCACCGCTTACTCATCTACGACGAAGACGGCACCGAAATCGGAGAATACTACGCCGATTTGTTTATTGAAGATGAACTCATCGTGGAACTCAAAGCCTGTAAGACAATAACAGCAGAACATCAGGCACAACTCATCCATTACCTCAAAGGTGCCGGCAAAGAGCATGGGCTCCTGATCAATTTCGGATCCTATAAATTTGAAATTAAGAAATTCGCAAAAAGTAAAAAAACCGTCTCTCAGGCTGCAGGATTAATCCCGGTTCTTTTCTTTGCGATCTCTGCGTTCTTTCGCGGTTAA
- a CDS encoding ArsR/SmtB family transcription factor: MKTTHSCIREGRLTVEALERAAQTLKMLAHPQRLRIIEILEREQEVPVHALIKETGFPQAVVSQHLNQMRRVGLLAGERRGKEMWYSISDPRPLSILNCICTHCTKEDFENL, encoded by the coding sequence ATGAAAACGACCCACTCATGTATTCGCGAAGGACGGCTGACCGTTGAAGCACTGGAACGTGCAGCACAGACTTTGAAAATGCTCGCACATCCGCAACGACTGCGTATCATTGAGATTCTCGAACGGGAACAGGAGGTGCCCGTGCATGCGCTGATCAAAGAAACAGGATTTCCGCAGGCCGTCGTCTCTCAGCATCTCAATCAGATGCGGCGTGTCGGACTGCTTGCCGGCGAACGCCGCGGCAAGGAAATGTGGTATTCCATTTCCGATCCCCGCCCCCTCTCCATTTTGAACTGCATCTGCACCCACTGCACAAAAGAGGATTTTGAGAATCTGTAA
- a CDS encoding homocysteine S-methyltransferase family protein, which yields MNRHDLILMEAAVVERLRRCSGVSLHSTLVNAPLIYDEEGCAALSSIYREYMQVAEETGIPLILCTPTWRANRERVDASGVKGSINTDAVQFMRSLNSGRTDVRIGGMLGCRNDCYKPEEGLSSTEAEAFHAWQINQLADAGVDFLLAETLPFVEEAEGIAKAVAATDVPYVISFVISRDGHVLDGTPLLDAVRRVDAAVDRKPMGFMVNCAYPTFLCVDDQPPELFDRLIGYQANASSLDHCDLDNADQLQSESVEEWAAEMRRLNRAFGMKILGGCCGTTADHLRAMLSS from the coding sequence TTGAACAGACATGATCTGATTTTAATGGAGGCCGCCGTCGTTGAGCGGCTGAGACGATGTAGCGGAGTGTCATTGCATTCGACACTGGTGAATGCGCCTTTAATTTATGATGAAGAGGGTTGCGCGGCCCTGTCTTCGATTTATCGGGAATATATGCAGGTCGCAGAAGAGACCGGAATCCCACTGATTCTCTGTACTCCGACCTGGAGGGCGAACCGCGAGCGGGTGGATGCGTCCGGAGTGAAGGGGTCCATTAATACCGATGCGGTGCAGTTTATGCGGTCTCTGAACAGTGGGCGAACAGATGTTCGCATTGGAGGAATGCTCGGTTGCCGCAATGACTGCTATAAGCCGGAGGAGGGATTATCTTCTACAGAGGCAGAAGCATTTCATGCGTGGCAGATCAATCAGCTGGCCGACGCGGGGGTCGATTTTCTGCTGGCAGAAACCCTGCCGTTTGTTGAAGAAGCAGAGGGCATTGCCAAGGCGGTGGCTGCGACCGACGTGCCGTATGTGATCAGTTTTGTAATTTCACGCGATGGGCATGTTCTGGACGGAACTCCACTGCTGGATGCAGTTCGTCGAGTGGATGCTGCTGTAGACCGTAAACCGATGGGATTTATGGTCAACTGTGCCTATCCGACCTTTCTGTGCGTTGATGATCAGCCGCCGGAGCTCTTTGACCGACTGATCGGTTATCAGGCAAATGCTTCCTCGCTGGACCACTGCGATCTGGATAATGCGGATCAGCTGCAGTCTGAATCGGTTGAAGAGTGGGCCGCGGAAATGCGCCGTCTCAACCGGGCGTTCGGCATGAAAATTCTCGGGGGATGCTGCGGAACGACGGCCGATCATTTGCGGGCGATGCTGAGCTCCTGA
- a CDS encoding MFS transporter → MKKQFKTGNVLSIAAAHLLHDVFASFFAPLIPLLTQKLGFNYAIAGLLTVIQRIPALLNPLIGLMADRLVIRSAIVAAPVVTITCMCLLGIAPSVAALGILFFVFGISAAVFHVTAPVLMRQVSGDKIGRGMSFFMFGGEMARTLGPLLVTAAVSWWGLEGIWRLIPFGLVASLVLFLNLRKIDKRHIQHQQKTEKAPLGQTVREITPFFASITPVMLLRAFSKTALSTFLPAYMVSTGSSIKTAAVALALMELTGAAGALLAGTWSDRIGRKAILIAVAVLSPVLMGLFTIASAPWQWVLIALMGLVLFANTPVFMAMIHDLETDRPSFANGVFMTLNFFAGSIVALLVGIFADRFGFVTTYQLSAAIGLGAIPFTCLIRTKSNDSSAS, encoded by the coding sequence ATGAAAAAGCAGTTTAAAACCGGAAATGTGCTGTCCATTGCCGCCGCACACCTGCTGCACGATGTATTTGCATCGTTTTTCGCCCCGCTGATTCCGCTGCTGACTCAAAAACTCGGGTTCAACTATGCGATCGCAGGACTGCTTACGGTTATTCAGCGTATCCCGGCCCTGCTCAATCCACTGATCGGTTTAATGGCCGACCGGCTGGTAATCCGCTCGGCCATTGTTGCCGCACCGGTCGTCACCATCACCTGCATGTGCCTGCTGGGGATCGCTCCCTCCGTAGCCGCTCTCGGTATTCTCTTTTTCGTTTTCGGCATCAGTGCCGCCGTGTTCCATGTCACCGCGCCGGTTCTCATGCGGCAGGTCTCCGGCGATAAAATTGGGCGCGGTATGAGCTTTTTTATGTTCGGCGGGGAAATGGCCCGCACCTTGGGGCCGCTGCTCGTCACCGCCGCCGTCTCCTGGTGGGGACTGGAAGGAATCTGGCGGCTGATCCCGTTCGGACTGGTCGCATCGCTGGTTCTGTTCCTGAACCTGCGTAAAATCGATAAGCGGCATATTCAGCACCAGCAAAAAACCGAAAAAGCCCCTCTCGGACAAACCGTCCGGGAAATCACTCCCTTCTTTGCAAGCATCACTCCGGTTATGCTCCTGCGCGCTTTCTCCAAAACCGCGCTCTCCACGTTTCTACCCGCCTACATGGTCTCAACCGGAAGCTCCATTAAAACCGCAGCCGTCGCTCTGGCCCTCATGGAACTGACCGGCGCGGCAGGCGCCCTGCTGGCCGGAACCTGGTCCGACAGAATCGGGCGCAAAGCCATCCTCATTGCCGTGGCCGTTCTCAGTCCGGTCCTGATGGGACTGTTCACCATTGCCTCTGCGCCGTGGCAGTGGGTGCTGATCGCGCTGATGGGACTGGTTCTTTTCGCCAACACGCCCGTGTTCATGGCCATGATTCACGATCTGGAAACCGACCGGCCCTCCTTCGCAAACGGGGTCTTCATGACGCTCAACTTTTTCGCCGGCTCCATCGTTGCCCTGCTCGTCGGCATCTTCGCCGACCGCTTTGGATTCGTCACCACTTACCAGCTTTCCGCCGCTATCGGCCTCGGCGCCATTCCGTTCACCTGCCTGATCCGAACCAAATCAAACGACTCTTCTGCATCCTGA
- a CDS encoding NifB/NifX family molybdenum-iron cluster-binding protein produces the protein MKIAIPTAEGKLCMHFGHCQQFEILTVDPETKTITDCEAMTPPPHEPGVIPAWLHEQGANMIIAGGMGQRAQQIFVQNDIQVVVGAPSAPSEELVTAWMNGTLVSGANACDH, from the coding sequence ATGAAAATCGCAATCCCTACCGCTGAAGGAAAACTGTGCATGCATTTCGGGCACTGCCAGCAGTTTGAAATTCTCACCGTCGATCCCGAAACAAAAACCATCACCGATTGTGAGGCAATGACCCCGCCGCCGCACGAACCCGGCGTTATTCCCGCATGGCTCCATGAACAGGGTGCCAACATGATTATTGCCGGCGGTATGGGTCAGCGCGCCCAGCAGATCTTTGTGCAGAACGACATTCAGGTCGTCGTCGGCGCTCCGTCTGCTCCGTCTGAAGAACTGGTCACCGCCTGGATGAACGGAACGCTCGTTTCCGGCGCCAACGCCTGCGACCATTAA
- a CDS encoding 4Fe-4S binding protein, with product MKAHTLFFSPTQTGATVAKAVQENLNVEAGESFDITKAAIEKTFGPDDVVVIVMPIYSGRLPGVATERVKAVQGNGAKAVAIAVYGNAKVDDALLELTQLCTEQGFEVAAAATFIGEHSFTRKEFPIAVGRPDAADLEKAAEFAVLVQKKLAGGGPFATPSVPGSTPYVKETMNPPGVAATGSNNNCIKCGLCETFCPTNAITMTEDGPQTDDSKCIWCAACIKVCTSHARIFTTPKIKEIAERLYTNFKERQEPEWFLAQVRRRK from the coding sequence ATGAAAGCGCATACCCTTTTCTTTTCACCGACCCAGACCGGGGCAACCGTTGCCAAGGCGGTTCAGGAAAACCTGAACGTCGAAGCAGGGGAATCATTCGACATCACAAAGGCCGCAATCGAAAAAACATTCGGTCCGGACGATGTCGTCGTGATCGTCATGCCGATCTACAGCGGACGCCTGCCCGGCGTCGCCACTGAGCGCGTTAAAGCCGTTCAGGGAAACGGAGCCAAAGCCGTCGCCATCGCTGTCTACGGTAATGCCAAAGTGGACGACGCCCTGCTCGAGCTGACCCAGCTCTGCACTGAACAGGGTTTTGAGGTCGCCGCCGCCGCCACCTTCATCGGAGAGCACTCCTTCACACGGAAAGAGTTTCCGATTGCGGTCGGCCGCCCCGACGCCGCCGACCTGGAAAAAGCTGCGGAATTCGCCGTACTCGTTCAGAAAAAGCTCGCTGGCGGCGGACCGTTCGCAACGCCGTCCGTCCCCGGCAGCACGCCGTATGTGAAAGAAACAATGAACCCGCCCGGTGTCGCGGCAACCGGATCCAACAACAACTGCATCAAGTGCGGCCTGTGCGAAACCTTCTGCCCAACCAACGCCATCACAATGACTGAAGACGGCCCGCAGACCGACGACTCAAAATGCATCTGGTGCGCCGCCTGCATCAAGGTATGCACCAGCCACGCCCGCATCTTTACAACACCGAAAATTAAAGAAATCGCTGAACGGCTCTACACAAACTTTAAAGAACGCCAGGAACCCGAATGGTTCCTCGCACAAGTCAGGAGAAGAAAATGA
- a CDS encoding glutaredoxin domain-containing protein has product MKPIKLYTSRNCPICEQVKAALKEFKHEILSAEEHMQDLIDELTQRGLDHRQIRQAPVMVVPDCELVWTGADCLIAIEDKEWED; this is encoded by the coding sequence ATGAAACCGATTAAACTCTACACCAGCCGCAACTGCCCGATCTGCGAACAGGTCAAAGCCGCGCTGAAAGAATTCAAACACGAAATCCTGTCTGCTGAAGAACACATGCAGGACCTGATTGACGAACTGACTCAACGCGGCCTTGACCACCGCCAGATCCGGCAGGCGCCCGTTATGGTTGTTCCGGACTGCGAGCTGGTCTGGACCGGAGCCGACTGCCTGATTGCCATCGAAGACAAAGAGTGGGAGGATTAA
- a CDS encoding MBL fold metallo-hydrolase, whose product MNNLRITVLAENTAGKLGILAEHGLAFLIETGGEKILFDTGQGFVLKHNLEKLGLSLADVKTVVLSHGHYDHTGGLHTALAMMEHPKVYAHPAVIESKFVCYRQMESRSVAMPEADRNALLQQADWVRTEAPVELPGGLRLTGPVPRTTDFENTGGPFFCNVAGTEPDTLPDDQAAFVESENGTTVILGCAHSGVINTLQYIRSLTENRPIHTVIGGMHLHSASANRMNKTIKALRKLKIRCIFPCHCTGFDAAAQLWREFPGKVRPCPAGTVITLNERN is encoded by the coding sequence ATGAACAATCTCCGGATCACCGTTCTGGCGGAAAACACCGCAGGCAAGCTCGGCATCCTCGCCGAGCACGGCCTCGCGTTTCTGATCGAAACCGGTGGTGAAAAGATTCTGTTCGACACCGGCCAGGGCTTCGTGCTGAAACACAACCTCGAAAAACTGGGCCTGAGTCTTGCCGATGTAAAAACCGTGGTGCTGAGCCACGGTCATTACGACCATACCGGCGGACTTCATACGGCGCTGGCTATGATGGAACACCCGAAAGTTTACGCCCATCCCGCAGTCATCGAATCAAAATTTGTCTGCTACAGACAAATGGAGAGCCGTTCCGTCGCGATGCCTGAGGCAGACCGGAACGCACTGCTTCAGCAGGCGGACTGGGTCCGCACCGAAGCACCGGTCGAACTGCCCGGCGGACTGCGCCTGACCGGCCCGGTTCCGCGCACGACCGATTTTGAAAATACCGGCGGACCGTTTTTCTGTAATGTTGCCGGCACCGAACCGGATACTCTTCCGGATGACCAGGCCGCATTCGTTGAAAGCGAAAACGGAACCACTGTGATTCTGGGCTGCGCTCATTCCGGCGTGATTAATACACTCCAGTACATTCGGAGCCTGACCGAAAATCGCCCGATCCACACCGTCATCGGCGGCATGCACCTGCACAGTGCGTCTGCGAACCGAATGAATAAGACGATCAAAGCGCTTCGCAAGCTGAAGATCCGCTGCATTTTCCCGTGTCACTGCACCGGTTTTGATGCCGCCGCACAACTCTGGCGCGAATTTCCAGGAAAGGTCAGGCCCTGCCCGGCCGGAACCGTTATCACTCTAAACGAAAGAAACTAA